Proteins from one Drosophila gunungcola strain Sukarami chromosome 3R, Dgunungcola_SK_2, whole genome shotgun sequence genomic window:
- the LOC128252135 gene encoding aminoacylase-1A-like — protein MSAEKWEDNEEIKIFREYLRIPSVHPDIDYTACVEFIKRQADSLGLPVDVVCPAVKSKPVVIVKWLGEQPELPSIILNSHMDVVPVFSEKWTHEPFSADIDEQGRIFARGTQDMKSVGTQYLGAIRLLKASGFQPKRTVHVTFVPDEEIGGSLGMAEFVKTDFYKQMNVGFSLDEGGTSASDVHHLFYAERIRWVLKLKLGGTAGHGSLLLPNTAGVKLNYVLNKLSEFRESQVQRLINDKSVNIGDVTTVNLTQLSGGVQSNVVPPLFEAIFDMRLSITLDLVAFEKQIRDWCEEAGGGIQIEFTQKEAYVAPTKMDDSNPYWIALKAAIDELGLKIKPIVCFGVTDSRFIRQQGTPAIGFSPIVNTPVLIHDHDEFLKAEDYLNGIKVYKKIIRNLSEV, from the exons ATGAGTGCTGAGAAATGGGAGGACAACGAGGAGATTAAAATATTCCGAGAATATTTGCGTATTCCATCCGTGCACCCAGATATTGATTATA CTGCCTGTGTGGAATTTATCAAGCGTCAGGCCGACTCCCTTGGTCTTCCCGTAGATGTGGTTTGTCCAGCTGTTAAATCAAAACCTGTGGTGATCGTTAAGTGGCTGGGAGAGCAACCGGAGCTCCCCTCAATCATTCTAAACTCGCACATGGATGTGGTTCCCGTGTTTTCCGAAAAGTGGACACATGAACCCTTTTCCGCCGATATCGATGAGCAGGGTAGAATCTTTGCGAGGGGCACTCAGGACATGAAATCGGTTGGCACTCAATATCTGGGTGCCATTCGGCTGCTCAAAGCTAGTGGTTTTCAACCGAAAAGGACTGTTCACGTGACCTTTGTTCCCGACGAGGAGATTGGCGGTAGCCTTGGCATGGCAGAGTTTGTTAAAACCGACTTCTACAAGCAAATGAATGTGGGATTCAGCTTGGACGAAGGAGGCACTAGTGCGAGTGATGTTCACCATTTGTTCTATGCCGAGCGTATACGGTGGG TTCTTAAATTGAAACTTGGTGGAACTGCTGGCCATGGTTCACTGCTATTGCCCAACACCGCCGGAGTAAAGTTGAACTATGTGCTGAACAAGCTGTCGGAGTTCCGTGAATCGCAGGTTCAGCGACTAATTAACGACAAGAGCGTAAACATCGGCGATGTGACCACCGTGAATCTCACCCAATTGAGTGGTGGAGTGCAGAGCAACGTGGTTCCACCGCTTTTCGAGGCCATCTTCGATATGCGACTGTCCATCACCTTGGATCTGGTTGCCTTCGAGAAGCAAATCCGCGACTGGTGCGAGGAGGCAGGTGGTGGCATTCAGATCGAGTTTACCCAGAAAGAAGCTTATGTGGCACCCACCAAGATGGACGATTCGAACCCCTATTGGATAGCTTTGAAAGCCGCTATTGATGAACT CggacttaaaataaaaccgaTTGTCTGTTTCGGAGTCACCGACAGTCGATTTATTCGACAACAGGGAACACCTGCAATCGGTTTCTCACCCATCGTAAACACTCCAGTACTGATCCATGATCATGATGAATTTTTAAAGGCCGAGGATTACCTAAATGGCATTAAAGTATACAAGAAGATTATTCGAAATCTTTCTGAAGTCTAA
- the LOC128252134 gene encoding aminoacylase-1A-like has translation MSFEKWENNEEIKIFREYLRIPTVHPDVDYTACVEFLKRQAGSLNLPVEVVYPAVQSKPVVIIKWLGTQPVLPSIVLNSHTDVVPVFRDKWTHDPFAADMDEEGRIFARGTQDMKSVGTQYLGAIRLLKASGFQPKRTLYVTFVPDEEIGGSLGMAEFVKTDYYKQMNVGFSLDEGATSESDVHHLFYAERLRWGLKLKVSGTSGHGSLLLPNTAGVKLNYVLNKLTELRTSQVESLAKDSSLSIGDVTTVNLTQLSGGVQSNVVPPIFEAVFDMRIAITVDVVAFEKQIRDWCEEAGGGIEINFFQKEPFIGPTKLDDSNPYWLAVKTAIDELGLKIHPIVCPGATDSRFIRAKGTPAIGFSPIINTTMRIHDHDEFLQADVYLNGIEVYKKIIRNLAEV, from the exons ATGAGTTTCGAAAAGTGGGAGAACAAtgaggaaattaaaatatttcggGAATACTTGCGCATACCGACCGTACACCCTGATGTTGATTACa CCGCTTGTGTGGAGTTTCTTAAGCGTCAGGCTGGCTCTTTGAACCTGCCTGTGGAGGTGGTCTATCCAGCCGTTCAATCGAAGCCTGTGGTGATCATTAAGTGGCTAGGAACTCAGCCAGTGCTGCCCTCGATTGTTCTTAACTCCCACACGGATGTGGTTCCCGTATTTCGTGACAAGTGGACCCACGATCCCTTTGCCGCCGACATGGATGAGGAGGGCAGGATCTTTGCTCGGGGCACGCAGGACATGAAGTCGGTTGGCACTCAGTATCTGGGTGCCATTCGCCTGCTCAAGGCCAGCGGTTTCCAGCCCAAACGAACTTTGTACGTGACCTTTGTTCCCGATGAGGAGATTGGAGGCAGCCTTGGCATGGCGGAGTTCGTTAAAACGGATTACTACAAGCAAATGAATGTGGGATTCAGCCTGGACGAAGGAGCCACCAGCGAGAGTGATGTGCACCATTTGTTCTACGCCGAGCGATTGCGATGGG GTCTCAAATTGAAAGTCAGTGGAACTTCTGGCCATGGATCGCTGTTGCTGCCCAACACTGCCGGCGTTAAACTCAACTATGTGCTGAATAAGTTGACCGAACTTCGCACTTCGCAGGTGGAGAGCCTGGCAAAGGATTCTAGCCTCAGCATAGGCGATGTTACCACCGTGAATCTAACCCAACTGAGTGGCGGAGTGCAGAGCAATGTGGTGCCACCGATTTTCGAGGCGGTCTTCGACATGCGAATCGCCATTACTGTGGATGTGGTTGCCTTCGAGAAGCAGATTCGCGACTGGTGCGAGGAAGCGGGTGGCGGCATCGAGATTAACTTCTTCCAGAAGGAACCTTTTATTGGTCCCACCAAGCTGGATGATTCGAACCCGTACTGGTTAGCTGTTAAAACCGCGATTGATGAACT GGGCTTGAAGATACATCCGATCGTTTGCCCTGGTGCCACTGACAGCCGTTTTATTCGGGCGAAGGGAACCCCTGCAATTGGATTTTCGCCCATTATCAACACAACCATGCGAATCCACGACCACGATGAATTTCTACAAGCTGACGTCTACTTAAATGGAATTGAAGTGTACAAGAAGATTATTCGCAATCTGGCTGAAGTCtaa
- the LOC128252130 gene encoding aminoacylase-1: MKAIKSKSPNTKISCISLILGNRRAFEFGNWQRTHRPKMSTENWEDNEEIKIFREYLRIATVQPDVDYTECVEFLKRQAHSLDLPVDVIHPVEGKPVVIIKWLGTEPELPSIILNSHMDVVPVFRDKWTHDPFAADMDEEGRIFARGTQDMKSVGTGYLGAIRLLKASGVQPKRNVFVTFVPDEEIGGELGMQEFVKTEYYSNMNVGFSLDEGGTSEIDLFYVFYAERMRWGLKLNFSGTSGHGSMLLPSTAGVKLNYVLNKLTEFRESQVQRLARDQTINIGDVTTINLTQLSGGVQSNVVPPHFEAVFDMRLSITLDVVAFEKQIHDWCEEAGGGIEISFDEKEPYVAPTKIDDSNPFWLAFKAATDELGLKIYPIVCPGATDSRNIRAQGIPALGFSPIKNTTMRIHDHDEYLGADTYLKGIQIYKKILGNLAKV, from the exons ATGAAGgccataaaatcaaaatcaccTAATACGAAAATTTCCTGTATAAGCTTGATTCTTGGCAACCGTCGAGCATTCGAGTTTGGTAACTGGCAGAGAACACATCGCCCCAAAATGAGCACGGAAAACTGGGAAGACAACGAGGAAATCAAAATATTCCGGGAGTACTTGCGTATAGCGACGGTGCAACCAGATGTGGACTACA CCGAGTGTGTGGAGTTCCTCAAGCGTCAGGCCCACAGCCTGGATCTCCCAGTGGACGTCATACATCCAGTGGAGGGCAAGCCAGTGGTGATCATCAAGTGGCTGGGAACCGAACCGGAACTGCCCTCTATCATCCTAAACTCGCACATGGATGTGGTGCCCGTGTTCCGCGACAAGTGGACCCACGATCCCTTTGCCGCCGACATGGATGAGGAGGGCAGGATCTTTGCCAGGGGCACGCAGGACATGAAGTCGGTGGGCACAGGATACCTGGGGGCCATTCGCCTGCTCAAGGCCAGCGGTGTCCAGCCCAAGCGCAATGTGTTCGTGACCTTTGTGCCCGACGAGGAGATCGGCGGAGAGTTGGGCATGCAGGAGTTCGTGAAAACGGAGTACTACAGCAACATGAATGTGGGTTTCAGTCTGGACGAAGGCGGCACCAGCGAAATAGACCTGTTCTATGTGTTCTACGCCGAGCGTATGCGATGGG GACTCAAACTGAACTTCAGCGGAACCTCCGGACACGGTTCGATGCTGCTGCCCAGCACCGCCGGTGTAAAGTTGAACTACGTGCTCAACAAGCTGACGGAGTTCCGCGAATCGCAGGTGCAGCGATTGGCTAGGGATCAGACCATCAACATCGGTGATGTCACCACCATCAATCTCACCCAGCTGAGCGGCGGAGTCCAGAGCAACGTGGTGCCCCCTCACTTTGAGGCGGTCTTCGACATGCGCCTGTCCATCACCCTGGATGTGGTGGCCTTCGAGAAGCAGATCCACGATTGGTGCGAGGAGGCGGGCGGCGGTATTGAGATCTCCTTCGACGAGAAGGAGCCCTATGTGGCACCCACCAAGATCGACGACTCGAACCCCTTCTGGCTTGCCTTCAAGGCTGCCACCGATGAGCT TGGCCTAAAGATCTACCCCATTGTGTGCCCAGGGGCCACAGACAGCAGGAACATTCGGGCGCAGGGCATCCCCGCCTTGGGATTCTCCCCCATCAAAAACACCACCATGCGCATCCATGATCATGACGAATACTTGGGAGCCGATACCTATCTGAAGGGTATTCAAATATACAAGAAAATTTTGGGCAACCTGGCCAAAGTCTGA
- the LOC128252131 gene encoding aminoacylase-1-like isoform X2, whose protein sequence is MEKAEHWSNDEEIKIFQEYLRIPTVHPDIDYTACVEFLKRQADKLNLPVDVIHPVLPSKPVVIMKWLGKRPELPSILLNSHMDVVPVFAENWTHDPFGASMDAEGRIYARGTQDMKSVGCQYLAATRALKSSGYQPKRTVYLTYVPDEETGGDMGMAEFVKGDYFRAMNVGFALDEGIASEDESYPVFYAERTLWHLRLKFTGTSGHGSLLHKNTAGEKFQYVMDKLMKFRKTQVQHLAENSSLDIGDVTTLNLTQLTGGLQSNVVPPVLEAVFDIRIAISQDVDRLEKQIRNWGEEAGGGLELDFILRCPFVETKVDDSNPYWLAFKKGLDELGLKTHTRVFTGATDSFYVRQMGIPALGFSPINNTPVLLHNHDEYLRADTYLHGIQVYRKLIPAVADS, encoded by the exons ATGGAGAAAGCAGAGCATTGGAGTAATGACGAGGAGATTAAAATTTTCCAGGAGTATTTACGTATTCCCACCGTTCATCCGGATATCGACTATA CTGCGTGCGTCGAGTTTCTAAAGCGGCAGGCTGACAAACTGAACCTGCCGGTGGATGTGATCCATCCCGTGCTGCCATCCAAACCGGTGGTGATTATGAAGTGGCTGGGCAAGAGACCCGAGCTGCCATCGATTTTATTGAACTCGCACATGGACGTGGTTCCCGTGTTTGCCGAGAACTGGACCCATGACCCCTTTGGCGCCAGCATGGACGCCGAGGGCCGGATTTATGCACGTGGCACGCAGGACATGAAGTCCGTGGGATGTCAGTATCTGGCTGCCACTCGTGCCCTGAAGTCCAGTGGCTATCAGCCCAAGAGGACTGTGTATCTGACGTATGTGCCCGACGAGGAAACTGGCGGCGACATGGGCATGGCCGAATTCGTGAAAGGCGATTACTTCAGGGCCATGAATGTGGGTTTCGCCCTGGACGAGGGCATCGCCAGTGAAGATGAGTCCTATCCTGTCTTCTATGCAGAGCGCACATTGTGGC ATCTCCGTTTAAAATTCACTGGCACTTCCGGGCATGGATCGCTGCTGCACAAAAACACGGCTGGCGAGAAGTTCCAGTATGTGATGGATAAGCTAATGAAGTTCCGGAAAACACAGGTTCAGCATCTGGCAGAGAACTCCTCCTTGGACATCGGTGATGTGACCACTCTGAATTTGACTCAACTTACAGGGGGATTGCAAAGCAATGTGGTTCCTCCTGTGCTAGAAGCAGTCTTTGATATTCGCATTGCCATCTCCCAGGACGTGGATCGGCTGGAGAAGCAGATTCGCAACTGGGGTGAGGAGGCTGGAGGAGGGCTTGAACTGGATTTCATCCTAAGGTGTCCGTTTGTGGAGACAAAGGTTGACGATTCCAATCCCTACTGGCTGGCCTTCAAAAAGGGCCTGGATGAACT CGGCCTGAAAACCCATACTCGAGTTTTCACCGGCGCCACCGATAGCTTCTACGTCCGGCAGATGGGCATTCCCGCTCTGGGGTTTTCCCCCATCAACAATACTCCTGTGCTGCTGCACAATCACGATGAGTATTTGCGGGCCGACACCTATCTGCACGGCATTCAAGTGTACAGGAAACTTATCCCGGCGGTTGCTGATTCATAG
- the LOC128252131 gene encoding aminoacylase-1-like isoform X1: MTRRLKFSRSIYVFPPFIRISTIVRIAFTRPGFVYIQIRFAAACVEFLKRQADKLNLPVDVIHPVLPSKPVVIMKWLGKRPELPSILLNSHMDVVPVFAENWTHDPFGASMDAEGRIYARGTQDMKSVGCQYLAATRALKSSGYQPKRTVYLTYVPDEETGGDMGMAEFVKGDYFRAMNVGFALDEGIASEDESYPVFYAERTLWHLRLKFTGTSGHGSLLHKNTAGEKFQYVMDKLMKFRKTQVQHLAENSSLDIGDVTTLNLTQLTGGLQSNVVPPVLEAVFDIRIAISQDVDRLEKQIRNWGEEAGGGLELDFILRCPFVETKVDDSNPYWLAFKKGLDELGLKTHTRVFTGATDSFYVRQMGIPALGFSPINNTPVLLHNHDEYLRADTYLHGIQVYRKLIPAVADS, translated from the exons ATGACGAGGAGATTAAAATTTTCCAGGAGTATTTACGTATTCCCACCGTTCATCCGGATATCGACTATAGTGAGGATTGCTTTTACACGGCCTGGATTTGTTTACATTCAAATTCGGTTTGCAGCTGCGTGCGTCGAGTTTCTAAAGCGGCAGGCTGACAAACTGAACCTGCCGGTGGATGTGATCCATCCCGTGCTGCCATCCAAACCGGTGGTGATTATGAAGTGGCTGGGCAAGAGACCCGAGCTGCCATCGATTTTATTGAACTCGCACATGGACGTGGTTCCCGTGTTTGCCGAGAACTGGACCCATGACCCCTTTGGCGCCAGCATGGACGCCGAGGGCCGGATTTATGCACGTGGCACGCAGGACATGAAGTCCGTGGGATGTCAGTATCTGGCTGCCACTCGTGCCCTGAAGTCCAGTGGCTATCAGCCCAAGAGGACTGTGTATCTGACGTATGTGCCCGACGAGGAAACTGGCGGCGACATGGGCATGGCCGAATTCGTGAAAGGCGATTACTTCAGGGCCATGAATGTGGGTTTCGCCCTGGACGAGGGCATCGCCAGTGAAGATGAGTCCTATCCTGTCTTCTATGCAGAGCGCACATTGTGGC ATCTCCGTTTAAAATTCACTGGCACTTCCGGGCATGGATCGCTGCTGCACAAAAACACGGCTGGCGAGAAGTTCCAGTATGTGATGGATAAGCTAATGAAGTTCCGGAAAACACAGGTTCAGCATCTGGCAGAGAACTCCTCCTTGGACATCGGTGATGTGACCACTCTGAATTTGACTCAACTTACAGGGGGATTGCAAAGCAATGTGGTTCCTCCTGTGCTAGAAGCAGTCTTTGATATTCGCATTGCCATCTCCCAGGACGTGGATCGGCTGGAGAAGCAGATTCGCAACTGGGGTGAGGAGGCTGGAGGAGGGCTTGAACTGGATTTCATCCTAAGGTGTCCGTTTGTGGAGACAAAGGTTGACGATTCCAATCCCTACTGGCTGGCCTTCAAAAAGGGCCTGGATGAACT CGGCCTGAAAACCCATACTCGAGTTTTCACCGGCGCCACCGATAGCTTCTACGTCCGGCAGATGGGCATTCCCGCTCTGGGGTTTTCCCCCATCAACAATACTCCTGTGCTGCTGCACAATCACGATGAGTATTTGCGGGCCGACACCTATCTGCACGGCATTCAAGTGTACAGGAAACTTATCCCGGCGGTTGCTGATTCATAG
- the LOC128252131 gene encoding aminoacylase-1-like isoform X3, producing MTRRLKFSRSIYVFPPFIRISTIVRIAFTRPGFVYIQIRFAAACVEFLKRQADKLNLPVDVIHPVLPSKPVVIMKWLGKRPELPSILLNSHMDVVPVFAENWTHDPFGASMDAEGRIYARGTQDMKSVGCQYLAATRALKSSGYQPKRTVYLTYVPDEETGGDMGMAEFVKGDYFRAMNVGFALDEGIASEDESYPVFYAERTLWHLRLKFTGTSGHGSLLHKNTAGEKFQYVMDKLMKFRKTQGDCKAMWFLLC from the exons ATGACGAGGAGATTAAAATTTTCCAGGAGTATTTACGTATTCCCACCGTTCATCCGGATATCGACTATAGTGAGGATTGCTTTTACACGGCCTGGATTTGTTTACATTCAAATTCGGTTTGCAGCTGCGTGCGTCGAGTTTCTAAAGCGGCAGGCTGACAAACTGAACCTGCCGGTGGATGTGATCCATCCCGTGCTGCCATCCAAACCGGTGGTGATTATGAAGTGGCTGGGCAAGAGACCCGAGCTGCCATCGATTTTATTGAACTCGCACATGGACGTGGTTCCCGTGTTTGCCGAGAACTGGACCCATGACCCCTTTGGCGCCAGCATGGACGCCGAGGGCCGGATTTATGCACGTGGCACGCAGGACATGAAGTCCGTGGGATGTCAGTATCTGGCTGCCACTCGTGCCCTGAAGTCCAGTGGCTATCAGCCCAAGAGGACTGTGTATCTGACGTATGTGCCCGACGAGGAAACTGGCGGCGACATGGGCATGGCCGAATTCGTGAAAGGCGATTACTTCAGGGCCATGAATGTGGGTTTCGCCCTGGACGAGGGCATCGCCAGTGAAGATGAGTCCTATCCTGTCTTCTATGCAGAGCGCACATTGTGGC ATCTCCGTTTAAAATTCACTGGCACTTCCGGGCATGGATCGCTGCTGCACAAAAACACGGCTGGCGAGAAGTTCCAGTATGTGATGGATAAGCTAATGAAGTTCCGGAAAACACAG GGGGATTGCAAAGCAATGTGGTTCCTCCTGTGCTAG
- the LOC128252133 gene encoding aminoacylase-1-like, with the protein MSTAKWESNEEIKIFREYLRIPTVHPNVDYTACVEFLKRQAASLDLPVEVIYPVNQQNPVVVLKWQGSQPDLPSIILNSHTDVVPVFEEKWTHSPFSADLDAEGRIFARGSQDMKCVGTQYLGAVRALKATGYQPKRTIYLTYVPDEEVGGHLGMREMVKSDYFKKLNVGFSFDEGISSEDDTYALYYAERTLWHLRFKFSGTAGHGSLLLPNTAGEKLNYVVGKMMEFRKSQVQKLADDSSLTIGDVTTVNLTQLRGGVQSNVVPPLLEAVFDIRIAVTVDIAAFEKQVRDWCAEAGGGIELEFEMKNPFVEPTKIDASNPYWVAFKKALDDLGLKTRVQVFPGATDSRYVRYAGIPALGFSPINNTPILLHDHDEFLKADTYLHGIEVYKKLIPAVADA; encoded by the exons ATGAGTACCGCCAAGTGGGAGAGCAATGAGGAGATCAAGATCTTTCGCGAATACCTTCGCATACCAACGGTGCATCCGAATGTGGATTACA CCGCCTGTGTGGAATTCTTGAAGCGCCAGGCGGCCAGCTTGGACCTGCCCGTGGAGGTTATCTATCCGGTCAACCAGCAGAATCCCGTGGTGGTGCTGAAATGGCAGGGATCGCAGCCCGACTTGCCCTCCATTATCCTAAATTCGCACACGGATGTGGTGCCCGTTTTTGAGGAGAAGTGGACTCACAGTCCCTTCAGCGCGGATCTGGATGCAGAAGGTCGAATCTTTGCCAGGGGATCGCAGGACATGAAGTGCGTGGGCACCCAGTACCTGGGAGCAGTTCGAGCTCTAAAGGCCACCGGATACCAGCCCAAGCGGACCATCTACCTCACCTACGTTCCGGATGAGGAGGTGGGCGGCCACCTCGGAATGCGGGAGATGGTCAAGAGCGATTACTTCAAGAAGCTCAACGTGGGATTCAGTTTCGACGAGGGCATCTCCAGCGAGGACGACACATACGCCTTGTACTATGCGGAAAGGACTCTGTGGC ATCTCCGTTTTAAGTTCAGTGGAACTGCTGGTCACGGATCTCTGTTGCTGCCCAATACGGCTGGCGAGAAGCTGAACTATGTGGTGGGCAAGATGATGGAGTTCCGTAAATCACAGGTACAGAAACTGGCGGACGACTCTTCCCTCACAATTGGCGATGTGACCACCGTGAATCTCACCCAACTGAGGGGCGGAGTGCAGAGCAACGTGGTGCCTCCGCTGCTGGAAGCTGTCTTTGACATTCGCATTGCCGTCACCGTGGACATCGCTGCCTTTGAGAAGCAGGTGCGCGACTGGTGCGCGGAGGCTGGCGGCGGCATTGAGCTGGAGTTCGAGATGAAGAACCCCTTTGTGGAGCCCACAAAGATTGACGCATCCAATCCCTACTGGGTGGCCTTCAAGAAGGCTCTCGACGACCT TGGCCTCAAGACACGGGTTCAAGTTTTTCCCGGCGCCACGGACAGTCGCTATGTTCGCTATGCTGGCATTCCAGCTCTGGGCTTCTCGCCGATCAACAACACCCCCATCCTGCTGCACGACCACGATGAATTCCTGAAAGCCGACACCTATTTGCATGGCATTGAGGTCTACAAGAAGCTCATTCCCGCAGTAGCCGATGCTTAG